One part of the Polycyclovorans algicola TG408 genome encodes these proteins:
- the bluB gene encoding 5,6-dimethylbenzimidazole synthase — protein MSVKAHRFDDAARAAVYRAIDTRRDVRHFINEPLAPEVLQRLLAAAHAAPSVGLSQPWAFIHISDAALRQQIHHLVEVERCRTAEALGAREDEFLRLKVEGVRECAELLVVAVRDGGTQEIFGRRTLPQMSLASAACAIQNLWLAARAEGVGVGWVSMFDPQALATLLALPEDLGPIAVLCVGATADFHDQPQLEIDGWRQPRPLSDFVHRNRWSGP, from the coding sequence GTGAGCGTGAAGGCCCACCGCTTTGATGACGCGGCCCGCGCGGCGGTTTATCGCGCCATCGACACGCGGCGCGACGTGCGGCATTTCATCAATGAGCCGTTGGCGCCCGAGGTGCTGCAACGCCTGTTGGCGGCCGCCCACGCCGCACCCAGCGTCGGGCTCAGCCAGCCGTGGGCGTTCATCCACATCAGCGACGCGGCGCTGCGCCAGCAGATTCACCACCTGGTCGAGGTCGAGCGCTGCCGCACCGCCGAAGCACTGGGCGCGCGCGAAGACGAATTCCTGCGCCTCAAGGTCGAGGGTGTGCGCGAATGCGCCGAGTTGCTGGTGGTGGCGGTACGCGATGGCGGCACCCAAGAAATTTTTGGCCGCCGCACCTTGCCGCAGATGTCACTGGCCTCGGCCGCCTGTGCCATCCAGAACCTGTGGCTGGCGGCGCGTGCCGAGGGCGTGGGTGTCGGCTGGGTGTCGATGTTCGATCCGCAGGCGCTGGCCACGCTGCTGGCGCTGCCCGAAGACCTCGGGCCCATCGCGGTGCTCTGCGTCGGCGCCACCGCCGACTTCCACGACCAGCCGCAGCTTGAAATCGACGGCTGGCGGCAGCCGCGACCACTGAGCGACTTCGTGCATCGCAACCGCTGGAGCGGGCCATGA
- a CDS encoding cobyrinate a,c-diamide synthase gives MSQARCRALLISAPASGQGKTTVTAALARRARQQGLKVRVFKTGPDFIDPMLLARASGGPVYQLDLWMVGEAGCQRLLHEAASTHDLILIEGVMGLYDGSPSSADLARRFGVPILAVVDGSAMAQTFGALALGLSRYQDDLPFHGVVANRVGSLRHAEMLAQSLRPPLHWLGALPRSAEVALPERHLGLVQADELADIDARINAAAEALGDAVNFSAIPLSTFDVTDPAPIPPLLAGQRIAIARDAAHAFCYPANRDTLQALGATLVDFSPLSDTVLPEADAVYLPGGYPELHAETLSANTAMQAALRAHHTAGKPMLAECGGMMGLFETLTTKDGQSWPMVGLLPGHTAMQPRFQALGMQAIDTPDGELRGHSFHYSKSDTSLTPISRGRNPNGGPTAEPVYRVGALTASYFHAYFASNPVATARLFLP, from the coding sequence ATGAGCCAGGCACGCTGCCGCGCACTGCTGATTTCGGCGCCCGCCTCGGGGCAGGGCAAGACCACCGTGACCGCGGCGCTGGCGCGTCGCGCGCGGCAGCAGGGCCTCAAGGTGCGGGTGTTCAAGACCGGCCCCGACTTCATCGACCCCATGCTGCTGGCGCGCGCCAGCGGCGGGCCGGTGTATCAGCTCGACCTGTGGATGGTGGGCGAGGCCGGGTGTCAGCGGCTGTTGCATGAGGCCGCCAGCACGCACGACCTGATCCTCATCGAAGGCGTCATGGGGCTGTATGACGGCAGCCCGTCGAGTGCCGATCTGGCGCGCCGCTTTGGTGTGCCCATCCTCGCCGTGGTGGACGGCTCGGCGATGGCACAAACCTTTGGCGCGCTGGCGCTGGGGCTGTCGCGGTATCAGGACGACCTGCCGTTTCATGGCGTCGTCGCCAACCGTGTTGGCAGCCTGCGTCACGCCGAGATGTTGGCGCAAAGCCTGCGGCCGCCGCTGCACTGGCTGGGCGCCCTGCCGCGCAGTGCCGAGGTTGCGTTGCCGGAGCGGCACCTGGGTTTGGTGCAGGCCGATGAGCTGGCCGACATCGACGCGCGCATCAATGCTGCGGCCGAGGCGCTGGGCGATGCCGTCAACTTTTCAGCGATTCCGCTGAGCACGTTCGACGTGACCGACCCGGCGCCCATCCCGCCGCTACTCGCCGGCCAGCGCATCGCCATTGCCCGCGATGCGGCACACGCCTTCTGCTACCCCGCCAACCGCGACACCTTGCAGGCACTGGGCGCAACCCTGGTGGACTTTTCGCCGCTCAGCGACACCGTATTGCCCGAGGCCGATGCGGTTTATCTGCCCGGCGGCTACCCCGAACTGCACGCCGAAACCCTGTCGGCCAACACCGCGATGCAGGCCGCATTGCGCGCCCACCACACTGCCGGCAAACCGATGCTCGCAGAGTGCGGCGGCATGATGGGGCTGTTTGAAACCCTGACAACAAAAGACGGCCAGAGCTGGCCGATGGTGGGGCTGCTGCCCGGCCACACCGCCATGCAGCCGCGCTTTCAGGCGCTGGGCATGCAGGCCATCGACACACCCGACGGCGAGTTGCGCGGCCACAGTTTTCATTACTCGAAAAGCGACACGTCGCTGACGCCGATCAGCCGTGGCCGCAACCCCAACGGCGGCCCCACCGCCGAGCCGGTGTACCGCGTTGGTGCGCTGACCGCCTCGTACTTTCATGCCTACTTTGCGTCCAATCCGGTGGCGACGGCGCGGTTGTTCTTGCCGTGA